Proteins co-encoded in one Colletes latitarsis isolate SP2378_abdomen chromosome 13, iyColLati1, whole genome shotgun sequence genomic window:
- the Lov gene encoding BTB/POZ domain-containing jim lovell protein: protein MSSAADSPDGMALQSHYSLRWNNHQTHILQAFEALLHNEVLVDVTLVCAETSLRAHKVVLSACSPFFERIFAEHPCKHPVIVLKDFPGHEVAALIDFMYRGEVRVGREELPGLMRAAESLQVRGLASSEPRPASPPETPTADLLLGEPSTPEGARHGTPEEDDIASESTAPPSTREPAAVTTTTIFHPARDHRDRLPHMGHLNFGIRELRESCGSPLLPRRKQARPRRRSGELVPQDLSRPHPPSSLSPPTSGLNLTGSQQQSQQQLHQQQQSMGSQNQQQQQQEDMAENLSMKRSMSPSGTDQHHVKAESSEAASSPRGSPLTGTSLLHPDGSLQDIPSAAAAAAAAAAAAGLPAMSALSLTPPHHHSEYLTSLGQLAAQWLPNHPQSQLPPPPQGHHPREGSPHGPNRTHPYQQQQQQQDSPLTPRRSSVTAMFPLDGVASLGGGLFPHAGALDRGSLLADLHDSFKPETLHGLFGAAGLGGHHQGKKPKKHRGDGDAPRRWGDHGSRGLPVGRPKGQHSAPRGGPPRSWTNAELTEALQHVWNKKMTTSQASRIFGIPYNSLLMYVRGKYGKSLKLEQLRRDCTGATTGEVVMNSLNNNVKTVQPPTQMTHPLAGLPPHPGDDSGFPHHSLLGGNLPQGFFPDFAAAAFPVPVSMVHLLPPSEQKAFEPTGNPGSGGGGGGSGGDLSTSRSSRTPSPVDHHHHHHHHESLQPQPPQSAPALLQQNGSD, encoded by the exons ATGTCGAGCGCCGCGGACAGTCCTGATGGGATGGCTTTGCAGTCGCACTATTCCCTACGATGGAACAATCATCAGACGCACATACTTCAGGCCTTCGAAGCGCTGCTGCACAACGAGGTACTCGTTGACGTGACCCTGGTCTGCGCCGAGACCAGCCTCAGGGCGCACAAGGTCGTCCTTAGTGCCTGCAG TCCATTCTTCGAGAGGATATTTGCGGAGCATCCCTGCAAGCATCCGGTGATCGTGTTGAAGGATTTTCCCGGTCACGAAGTTGCGGCGCTGATCGACTTTATGTATCGTGGCGAGGTACGGGTCGGTCGCGAGGAACTTCCAGGACTGATGAGAGCCGCTGAGAGTCTGCAAGTGCGTGGATTAGCGTCGTCGGAGCCGCGGCCGGCGTCGCCGCCGGAAACGCCGACGGCCGATCTTCTTCTGGGGGAGCCATCGACGCCGGAGGGCGCGAGGCACGGAACCCCGGAGGAGGACGACATCGCGTCGGAGAGCACGGCTCCGCCGTCGACGCGGGAGCCAGCGGCAGTGACGACCACCACTATTTTTCACCCTGCCAGGGACCATCGCGACAGGTTACCGCACATGGGCCACTTGAACTTCGGGATTCGCGAGCTCAGGGAGAGCTGCGGGTCGCCGTTGTTGCCTCGACGGAAACAGGCACGGCCGCGAAGAAGATCCGGCGAGCTGGTGCCGCAAGATCTCAGCCGACCGCATCCGCCGTCGAGTCTTAGTCCGCCTACGAGCGGGCTGAACCTGACTGGTAGCCAGCAACAGTCGCAGCAACAGCTCCATCAGCAACAGCAATCGATGGGTTCGCAGaatcagcagcagcaacaacaggaaGACATGGCGGAGAATCTCTCGATGAAGAGATCCATGTCGCCGAGCGGAACCGACCAGCATCACGTGAAGGCGGAGAGCAGCGAGGCGGCGAGCAGTCCGAGAGGATCCCCGTTGACGGGCACCAGTCTGCTGCACCCCGACGGTTCCCTTCAAGACATTCCGTCTGCGGCAGCAgcagcggcggcggcggcggctgcggCGGGCTTACCGGCGATGTCGGCCTTGTCGTTGACGCCGCCGCATCATCACAGCGAGTACCTGACGAGTTTGGGCCAGCTGGCGGCTCAGTGGTTGCCGAACCATCCGCAGAGCCAACTCCCGCCACCGCCTCAGGGTCACCATCCGCGGGAGGGTAGTCCCCACGGGCCCAACAGGACGCATCCTtatcagcagcaacagcaacagcaagatTCTCCGTTGACGCCGCGACGCAGCTCCGTGACGGCGATGTTCCCACTGGACGGCGTGGCGTCGTTAGGCGGAGGCCTGTTCCCTCACGCGGGTGCACTCGACAGGGGATCCCTTCTGGCGGATCTTCACGATAGCTTTAAGCCGGAAACGTTGCACGGTCTGTTCGGCGCGGCGGGTCTCGGCGGCCATCATCAGGGTAAGAAGCCCAAGAAGCACAGAGGCGACGGTGACGCGCCGCGCAGATGGGGAGACCACGGTAGTCGAGGGTTGCCGGTGGGAAGGCCGAAAGGTCAGCACAGCGCGCCCAGAGGCGGACCACCCAGGTCGTGGACGAACGCTGAGCTCACCGAGGCGCTCCAACACGTTTGGAACAAGAAGATGACGACGTCGCAGGCGAGCAGGATCTTCGGTATACCGTACAACAGCCTTCTAATGTACGTGAGGGGTAAATACGGTAAAAGTCTGAAGCTCGAGCAGCTCAGGAGGGACTGCACGGGCGCGACGACGGGCGAAGTCGTGATGAACTCGTTGAACAACAACGTAAAGACCGTCCAGCCGCCCACGCAAATGACCCATCCGCTCGCCGGTCTGCCGCCCCATCCAGGCGACGACAGTGGATTTCCTCATCACTCGTTGCTCGGTGGCAACCTGCCGCAGGGTTTCTTTCCCGATTTCGCCGCCGCGGCTTTCCCCGTGCCTGTCAGCATGGTGCATCTACTCCCACCAAGCGAACAGAAGGCCTTCGAACCGACCGGGAATCCCGGCAGCGGAGGCGGGGGCGGTGGCAGTGGTGGCGACCTCTCCACCTCGCGGAGCAGTCGAACGCCGTCGCCAGTCGATCATCATCACCATCACCATCATCACGAGTCGCTGCAACCGCAACCGCCTCAGTCAGCGCCAGCGCTACTTCAGCAAAATGGTTCGGATTAG